A genome region from Hippopotamus amphibius kiboko isolate mHipAmp2 chromosome 1, mHipAmp2.hap2, whole genome shotgun sequence includes the following:
- the NUDT17 gene encoding nucleoside diphosphate-linked moiety X motif 17 isoform X1 yields MAAAPVLLLVSGRAQSVSFAQSVCGLLGAGPGLGPWPTHCSFKRAQLVLSDRPFPGASARLPLQRPLFCPFAALDQQPRAPGAELPTNRGVDLGVAILLQSSDQTVLLTRRTRTLNVSPNLWVPPGGHVEPDEELLDAGLRELWEESGLQLPQGQFSWVPLGLWESAYPPRLSWGLPKYHHIILYLLVISQESQQQLQARIQPNPSEVSAHMWLGPDVAAAVAATEDGTETPRHLPQDLPPSVLAVELAEEGGARPLALPTSTLLRTTPATADSKERVSTGTKFALRLWLQHLGR; encoded by the exons ATGGCGGCGGCGCCGGTGCTGTTGCTCGTGTCCGGGCGCGCGCAGTCGGTGAGCTTCGCGCAGAGCGTGTGTGGCCTGCTGGGCGCCGGGCCGGGGCTCGGACCATGGCCCACGCACTGCAGCTTCAAGCGGGCACAACTCGTCCTCTCGGACAGGCCATTCCCAGGCGCGTCGGCCAGGCTTCCGCTCCAG CGACCCCTTTTCTGCCCTTTTgcggccctggaccagcagcccaGGGCTCCTGGGGCCGAGCTGCCCACGAATCGAGGTGTGGATCTGGGTGTGGCGATCCTTCTGCAGTCCAGCGATCAGACTGTCTTGTTGACCCGAAGGACCCGCACCCTCAACGTGTCCCCCAACCTCTGGGTACCCCCAG GTGGGCATGTGGAACCTGATGAAGAG CTGCTGGATGCGGGGCTTCGAGAGCTTTGGGAGGAGAGTGGACTACAGCTGCCCCAGGGCCAGTTCTCTTGGGTCCCTCTGGGGTTATGGGAG tCTGCCTATCctcccaggctgagctggggtctccccaaataccatcacatcatTCTCTATCTACTTGTCATCTCCCAGGAGTCACAGCAGCAGCTGCAG GCCCGGATCCAACCAAACCCAAGTGAGGTGAGTGCCCACATGTGGCTGGGACCAGATGTAGCAGCTGCAGTAGCTGCCACAGAGGATGGGACAGAGACACCCAGACATCTTCCCCAGGACCTACCGCCTTCTGTCCT TGCAGTGGAActagcagaggagggaggagctcGACCTCTGGCCCTGCCCACGTCCACACTGCTGCGAACGACCCCCGCCACGGCAGACAGCAAAGAGAGGGTCAGCACTGGGACCAAGTTTGCCCTCAGGCTCTGGCTGCAACATCTAGGCAG GTAG
- the NUDT17 gene encoding nucleoside diphosphate-linked moiety X motif 17 isoform X2 yields MAAAPVLLLVSGRAQSVSFAQSVCGLLGAGPGLGPWPTHCSFKRAQLVLSDRPFPGASARLPLQRPLFCPFAALDQQPRAPGAELPTNRGVDLGVAILLQSSDQTVLLTRRTRTLNVSPNLWVPPGGHVEPDEELLDAGLRELWEESGLQLPQGQFSWVPLGLWESAYPPRLSWGLPKYHHIILYLLVISQESQQQLQARIQPNPSEVSAHMWLGPDVAAAVAATEDGTETPRHLPQDLPPSVLAVELAEEGGARPLALPTSTLLRTTPATADSKERVSTGTKFALRLWLQHLGSVTPLPCGSGAHLDPGPTREEQNTDPLLLPNQGSEKQGA; encoded by the exons ATGGCGGCGGCGCCGGTGCTGTTGCTCGTGTCCGGGCGCGCGCAGTCGGTGAGCTTCGCGCAGAGCGTGTGTGGCCTGCTGGGCGCCGGGCCGGGGCTCGGACCATGGCCCACGCACTGCAGCTTCAAGCGGGCACAACTCGTCCTCTCGGACAGGCCATTCCCAGGCGCGTCGGCCAGGCTTCCGCTCCAG CGACCCCTTTTCTGCCCTTTTgcggccctggaccagcagcccaGGGCTCCTGGGGCCGAGCTGCCCACGAATCGAGGTGTGGATCTGGGTGTGGCGATCCTTCTGCAGTCCAGCGATCAGACTGTCTTGTTGACCCGAAGGACCCGCACCCTCAACGTGTCCCCCAACCTCTGGGTACCCCCAG GTGGGCATGTGGAACCTGATGAAGAG CTGCTGGATGCGGGGCTTCGAGAGCTTTGGGAGGAGAGTGGACTACAGCTGCCCCAGGGCCAGTTCTCTTGGGTCCCTCTGGGGTTATGGGAG tCTGCCTATCctcccaggctgagctggggtctccccaaataccatcacatcatTCTCTATCTACTTGTCATCTCCCAGGAGTCACAGCAGCAGCTGCAG GCCCGGATCCAACCAAACCCAAGTGAGGTGAGTGCCCACATGTGGCTGGGACCAGATGTAGCAGCTGCAGTAGCTGCCACAGAGGATGGGACAGAGACACCCAGACATCTTCCCCAGGACCTACCGCCTTCTGTCCT TGCAGTGGAActagcagaggagggaggagctcGACCTCTGGCCCTGCCCACGTCCACACTGCTGCGAACGACCCCCGCCACGGCAGACAGCAAAGAGAGGGTCAGCACTGGGACCAAGTTTGCCCTCAGGCTCTGGCTGCAACATCTAGGCAG TGTGACACCCCTACCATGTGGAAGTGGAGCTCACTTGGACCCAGGACCCACAAGGGAAGAACAGAACACagatcccctcctcctcccaaaccagggatcTGAAAAGCAAGGTGCTTAa
- the POLR3C gene encoding DNA-directed RNA polymerase III subunit RPC3 gives MTQAEIKLCSLLLQEHFGEIVEKIGVHLIRTGSQPLRVTAHDTGTSLDQVKKALCVLIQHNLVTYQVHKRGVVEYEAQCSRVLRMLRYPRYIYTAKTLYSDTGELIVEELLLNGKMTMSAVVKKVADRLTETMEDGKTMDYAEVSNTFVRLADTHFVQRCPLVPATENPDPGPPPPAPTLVINEKDMYLVPKLSLIGKGKRRRSSDEDATGEPKAKRPKHTTDNKEPIPDDGIYWQANLDRFHQHFRDQAIVSAVANRMDQTSSEIVRTMLRMSEITTSSSAPFTQPLSSNEIFRSLPVGYNISKQVLDQYLTLLADDPLEFVGKSGDSGGGMYVINLHKALGSLATATLESVVQERFGSRCARIFRLVLQKKHLEQKQVEDFAMIPAKEAKDMLYKMLSENFISLQEIPKTPDHAPSRTFYLYAVNILSAARMLLHRCYKSVANLIERRQFETKENKRLLEKSQRVEAIIASMQATGAEEAQLQEIEEMITAPERQQLETLKRNVNKLDACEIQVDETIFLLESYIESTMKRQ, from the exons GTTAAAAAAGCCCTTTGTGTTCTCATCCAGCATAACCTGGTGACGTATCAAGTGCACAAACGTGGTGTAGTGGAGTATGAAGCCCAGTGCAGCCGGGTGTTGCGAATGCTTAGGTATCCCCGGTATATCTATACTGCCAAAACACTGTACAGTGACACTGGAGAGCTGATTGTTGAGGAGCTGCTGTTGAATGGCAAAATGACAATGTCAGCTGTCGTGAAGAAAGTAGCAGATCGGCTTACAGAGACGATGGAGG ATGGCAAGACCATGGACTATGCTGAGGTCTCAAACACATTTGTGCGACTAGCAGACACACACTTCGTGCAGCGTTGCCCTTTGGTGCCTGCCACTGAGAATCCAGACCCTGGGCCACCGCCACCTGCCCCCACTCTTGTCATCAATGAAAAGGACATGTACCTGGTTCCTAAACTGAGCTTGATAG GGAAAGGTAAAAGGAGGAGATCATCCGACGAAGATGCTACTGGCGAGCCCAAGGCTAAGAGACCAAAACATACCACAGATAACAAAGAG cCCATTCCAGATGATGGAATTTATTGGCAGGCCAACCTTGACAGATTCCACCAGCACTTCCGTGACCAAGCCATTGTGAGCGCAGTTGCCAACAGGATGGACCAG ACCAGCAGCGAGATCGTGCGGACCATGCTCCGGATGAGTGAGATTACCACTTCCTCTAGTGCCCCCTTCACCCAGCCATTGTCTTCCAACGAG atCTTCAGATCCCTACCTGTTGGCTATAACATCTCTAAGCAAGTTCTTGATCAGTATCTCACTCTGCTGGCAGATGATCCA ctagaGTTTGTTGGAAAGTCTGGCGACAGTGGTGGAGGAATGTATGTCATCA ACCTACATAAGGCTCTAGGATCTCTAGCCACAGCCACTCTGGAGTCCGTCGTACAAGAGAG ATTTGGGTCTCGCTGTGCCAGAATATTCCGTCTagttttacaaaagaaacatCTGGAGCAGAAGCAAGTAGAAGACTTTGCAATGATTCCAGCAAAGGAAGCAAAGGATATGCTTTATAAGATGCTCTCAGAAAATTTCATATCACTCCAG GAAATCCCCAAAACGCCAGACCATGCCCCATCCAGGACCTTCTATTTATACGCCGTGAACATCCTGTCAGCTGCCCGAATGTTGCTGCACAGGTGCTACAAG AGCGTAGCCAACTTGATAGAAAGGAGGCAGTttgaaaccaaagaaaacaa GCGTCTACTGGAAAAGTCTCAGAGGGTAGAAGCCATCATTGCATCTATGCAGGCTACAGGTGCAGAGGAGGCACAGCTACAAGAAATAGAGGAGATGATCACAGCCCCTGAACGCCAGCAGCTAGAGACCCTGAAACGTAATGTCAACAA GTTGGATGCCTGTGAGATCCAGGTGGATGAAACCATCTTCCTGCTGGAGTCATACATCGAGAGCACCATGAAGAGACAATGA